One stretch of Streptomyces peucetius DNA includes these proteins:
- the rimO gene encoding 30S ribosomal protein S12 methylthiotransferase RimO, with protein sequence MPERRTVALVTLGCARNEVDSEELAGRLAADGWELVEEASDADVAVVNTCGFVEAAKKDSVDALLEANDLKDHGRTQAVVAVGCMAERYGKDLAEALPEADGVLGFDDYADISDRLQTILSGGTHAPHTPRDRRKLLPLSPVERQQATEVALPGHGDVAPAPEDLPEGVAPVSGPRAPLRRRLGTSPVASVKLASGCDRRCTFCAIPSFRGSFISRRPGDVLGETRWLAEQGVKEIMLVSENNTSYGKDLGDIRLLETLLPDLAAVDGIERVRVSYLQPAEMRPGLIDVLTSTPKVAPYFDLSFQHSAPGVLRAMRRFGDTERFLELLETIRSKAPQAGVRSNFIVGFPGESDADFAELERFLSAARLDAIGVFGYSDEEGTEAVTYENKLDADVVAERLEHLSRIADELTAQRAEERLGERLEVLVESVDDEDGAVGRAAHQAPETDGQVVFTSGEGLEPGRMVVAKVVGTEGVDLVAEYCEVLGAGSRTPDEEAGR encoded by the coding sequence ATGCCCGAACGCCGTACCGTCGCCCTTGTCACTCTCGGATGCGCCCGTAACGAGGTGGACTCGGAGGAGCTTGCAGGCCGCTTGGCAGCGGACGGCTGGGAGCTCGTCGAGGAAGCCTCCGACGCCGACGTCGCCGTGGTCAACACCTGCGGGTTCGTCGAAGCCGCCAAGAAGGACTCCGTCGACGCCCTGCTGGAAGCCAACGACCTCAAGGATCATGGCAGAACCCAGGCCGTCGTGGCCGTGGGCTGCATGGCCGAGCGGTACGGCAAGGACCTCGCCGAGGCACTGCCGGAGGCCGACGGCGTGCTCGGTTTCGACGACTACGCCGACATCTCCGACCGTCTGCAGACCATCCTCAGCGGTGGCACGCACGCCCCCCACACCCCGCGTGACCGGCGCAAACTGCTGCCGCTGAGCCCCGTCGAGCGCCAGCAGGCGACCGAGGTGGCGCTCCCGGGGCACGGGGATGTCGCGCCGGCCCCCGAGGACCTGCCCGAAGGCGTCGCTCCGGTCTCCGGACCGCGTGCGCCGCTGCGCCGCCGCCTCGGTACGAGCCCCGTGGCCTCCGTGAAGCTCGCCTCGGGCTGCGACCGGCGCTGCACGTTCTGTGCCATCCCCTCCTTCCGCGGCTCGTTCATCTCACGACGCCCGGGGGACGTGCTGGGGGAGACGCGCTGGCTGGCCGAGCAGGGCGTCAAGGAGATCATGCTGGTCTCCGAGAACAACACCTCGTACGGCAAGGACCTCGGTGACATCCGCCTGCTGGAGACGCTGCTGCCCGACCTGGCGGCCGTCGACGGCATCGAGCGGGTCCGGGTCAGCTACCTGCAGCCCGCCGAGATGCGCCCCGGCCTGATCGACGTCCTCACCTCCACCCCGAAGGTCGCCCCCTACTTCGACCTGTCGTTCCAGCACTCCGCTCCCGGCGTGCTGCGGGCGATGCGGCGCTTCGGCGACACCGAGCGGTTCCTGGAGCTGCTGGAGACCATCCGCAGCAAGGCACCGCAGGCCGGTGTCCGCTCCAACTTCATCGTCGGATTCCCCGGCGAGAGCGATGCGGACTTCGCCGAACTCGAACGCTTCCTTTCCGCGGCGCGCCTGGATGCGATCGGCGTCTTCGGGTACAGCGACGAGGAGGGCACCGAGGCCGTCACCTACGAGAACAAGCTGGACGCCGACGTCGTCGCGGAGCGCCTGGAGCATCTGTCGCGGATCGCCGACGAGCTCACCGCGCAGCGCGCGGAGGAGCGCCTGGGCGAGCGCCTCGAGGTGCTGGTGGAGTCCGTGGACGACGAGGACGGCGCGGTGGGACGGGCCGCCCACCAGGCGCCGGAGACCGACGGACAGGTCGTGTTCACCTCCGGTGAGGGCCTGGAACCCGGCCGTATGGTCGTGGCGAAGGTCGTGGGCACCGAAGGCGTCGACCTGGTGGCCGAGTACTGCGAGGTCCTGGGGGCCGGCTCCCGGACCCCTGACGAGGAGGCGGGCAGATGA
- the pgsA gene encoding CDP-diacylglycerol--glycerol-3-phosphate 3-phosphatidyltransferase, translating into MTGVPASAAGGTGRPAPGGKLGAAAVNQASLWNIANILTMMRLVLVPAFVVLLLQDGGYDPAWRAWAWAAFAVAMITDIFDGHLARTYNLVTDFGKIADPIADKAIMAAGLISLSALGDLPWWVTGVILFRELGITLMRFWVIRHGVIPASRGGKMKTLAQGTAVGMYVLALTGPLATLRFWVMALAVVLTVVTGLDYVRQAIVLRRQGLASERTATGSAK; encoded by the coding sequence ATGACCGGAGTGCCGGCATCCGCGGCGGGCGGGACCGGAAGGCCGGCGCCCGGCGGCAAGCTGGGCGCTGCGGCCGTGAATCAGGCCAGCCTGTGGAACATCGCCAACATTCTCACCATGATGCGGCTCGTGCTCGTACCGGCCTTCGTGGTGCTGCTGCTGCAGGACGGCGGCTACGACCCGGCCTGGCGGGCCTGGGCATGGGCGGCCTTCGCCGTCGCCATGATCACGGACATCTTCGACGGGCACCTGGCCCGCACGTACAACCTGGTCACGGACTTCGGGAAGATCGCGGACCCGATCGCCGACAAGGCGATCATGGCGGCGGGGCTGATCAGTCTCTCCGCGCTCGGTGACCTTCCGTGGTGGGTGACCGGAGTCATCCTCTTCCGTGAACTGGGGATCACCCTGATGCGGTTCTGGGTGATCAGGCACGGAGTGATTCCGGCCAGTCGCGGCGGCAAGATGAAGACGCTCGCCCAGGGCACCGCGGTCGGCATGTACGTGCTGGCCCTGACCGGTCCCCTGGCGACCCTGCGGTTCTGGGTGATGGCTCTTGCCGTGGTCCTCACGGTGGTCACCGGCCTCGACTACGTGCGACAGGCGATCGTGCTGAGGCGCCAGGGGCTCGCGTCGGAGCGGACGGCGACGGGTTCCGCGAAGTGA
- a CDS encoding CinA family protein — MTGAARVLNLLAERGQTLAVAESLTGGLVAAELTSVPGASKSFRGSVTAYATTLKRDVLGVDAGLLAARGAVDPQVAAQMAAGVRDVLGADWGVATTGVAGPEPQDGQAVGTVYVAVAGPAGAGKVTALRLNGDRGEIRRESVRSVLELLRDELHGNARAQDTEQNGGN; from the coding sequence GTGACCGGCGCGGCGAGAGTGCTCAACCTGCTCGCGGAGCGTGGCCAGACGCTGGCCGTCGCGGAGTCCCTCACGGGCGGTCTGGTGGCCGCGGAGCTCACCTCGGTGCCTGGAGCCTCGAAATCCTTCCGCGGGTCCGTCACGGCCTACGCAACCACCCTCAAGAGGGATGTTCTGGGTGTCGACGCGGGCCTTCTCGCGGCGCGCGGAGCGGTGGACCCGCAGGTCGCCGCGCAGATGGCGGCGGGGGTACGGGACGTGCTCGGCGCGGACTGGGGCGTCGCCACCACAGGGGTGGCCGGACCGGAACCGCAGGACGGACAGGCCGTCGGCACGGTATATGTGGCTGTCGCGGGTCCCGCTGGTGCCGGGAAAGTGACGGCATTGCGGTTGAACGGCGACCGCGGGGAAATCCGTAGAGAGAGCGTACGGAGCGTGCTCGAACTGCTCCGTGACGAACTGCACGGGAACGCGCGCGCACAGGATACGGAACAGAACGGGGGGAATTGA
- a CDS encoding helix-turn-helix domain-containing protein, which yields MILLRRLLGDVLRRQRQRQGRTLREVSSSARVSLGYLSEVERGQKEASSELLSAICDALDVRMSELMREVSDELSLAELAASAAAGEPVSAPVRPMLGSVSVTSVAGVPTERVTIKAPAEAVDVVAA from the coding sequence ATGATTCTGCTCCGTCGCCTGCTTGGTGACGTGCTGCGTCGGCAGCGCCAGCGCCAGGGCCGTACTCTGCGCGAAGTCTCCTCGTCCGCCCGAGTTTCGCTCGGCTATCTCTCCGAGGTGGAGCGGGGGCAGAAGGAGGCATCCTCCGAGCTGCTCTCCGCCATCTGCGACGCGCTTGACGTACGGATGTCCGAGCTCATGCGGGAAGTGAGCGACGAGCTGTCGCTGGCCGAACTGGCCGCGTCGGCAGCCGCCGGCGAACCGGTGTCCGCGCCGGTACGTCCGATGCTGGGCTCCGTCTCCGTGACGTCGGTGGCAGGTGTGCCGACGGAGCGGGTGACGATCAAGGCGCCCGCGGAAGCGGTCGACGTCGTCGCCGCCTGA
- a CDS encoding Dps family protein: MSVVKSTLSDADLKTVGEALKGALVDLVDLALVAKQVHWNVVGPRFRSVHLQLDEVVDTARQHSDTVAERCSAIGVTPDGRAATVAAQSAMGPVPEGWIKDVDVVRTMVDGLGAVIGRMRERIEATDEPDPVSQDILIQLTADLEKHAWMFQAESA, from the coding sequence ATGTCTGTCGTGAAGAGCACTCTCTCCGATGCGGACCTCAAGACGGTCGGTGAAGCACTCAAGGGCGCTCTGGTCGATCTGGTGGACCTCGCTCTGGTGGCCAAGCAGGTGCACTGGAACGTCGTGGGTCCTCGCTTCAGGTCCGTGCACCTCCAGCTGGACGAGGTCGTCGACACCGCGCGACAGCACTCCGACACGGTCGCCGAGCGTTGCTCCGCGATCGGTGTGACGCCCGACGGGCGGGCCGCGACGGTGGCGGCGCAGAGCGCGATGGGTCCCGTGCCCGAGGGCTGGATCAAGGACGTCGACGTCGTACGGACGATGGTCGACGGCCTGGGAGCGGTCATCGGGCGGATGCGGGAGCGCATCGAGGCCACCGACGAGCCGGATCCGGTGAGCCAGGACATCCTGATCCAGCTCACGGCCGACCTCGAGAAGCACGCCTGGATGTTCCAGGCGGAGAGCGCATGA
- a CDS encoding SDR family NAD(P)-dependent oxidoreductase, with product MALTAYDLTGRTAFVTGAAGGIGRACAVLLAEVGAVVHCADVDGAGLHGTRSLIEAAGGKALTHTVDVTDRPALAAAVLAADRLDVLAAVAGIMHTSPVLETRDEDLDRLMTVNFKGVLYACQEAARAMIARGGGGSIVTMASGAVDAAGAGLLCYSVSKAAVVQLTRTLATELGPHGIRVNAVAPGWVRTPMTDRHDPGLQQRAEATMMRASPLRRVGEPEDIAHTVLHLACDASAFTTGQIFRPNGGVVMPW from the coding sequence ATGGCCCTCACGGCGTACGACCTCACCGGCCGCACCGCCTTCGTCACCGGCGCGGCCGGCGGCATCGGCCGCGCCTGCGCGGTCCTGCTCGCCGAGGTGGGCGCCGTGGTCCACTGCGCCGACGTGGACGGGGCCGGCCTCCACGGGACCCGGTCCCTGATCGAGGCAGCCGGCGGAAAGGCCCTCACCCACACCGTGGACGTCACCGACCGGCCCGCCCTCGCCGCGGCGGTCCTGGCCGCGGACCGGCTCGACGTGCTGGCCGCCGTCGCCGGCATCATGCATACGAGCCCGGTCCTCGAGACCCGGGACGAGGATCTGGACCGCCTCATGACGGTCAATTTCAAAGGCGTGCTGTACGCGTGCCAGGAAGCGGCCCGCGCCATGATCGCCCGGGGCGGCGGCGGTTCGATCGTCACCATGGCGTCCGGCGCCGTCGACGCGGCGGGCGCCGGTCTGCTCTGTTACAGCGTCTCGAAGGCGGCCGTGGTCCAGCTCACCCGTACCCTCGCGACCGAACTCGGCCCGCACGGGATCCGGGTGAACGCCGTCGCCCCGGGCTGGGTCCGCACGCCGATGACCGACCGTCACGACCCCGGACTGCAACAGCGGGCGGAGGCCACCATGATGCGGGCGTCCCCGCTGCGTCGCGTCGGCGAGCCGGAGGACATCGCCCACACCGTGCTCCATCTGGCCTGCGACGCCTCGGCCTTCACGACGGGTCAGATATTCCGTCCGAACGGGGGCGTCGTGATGCCCTGGTAG
- a CDS encoding Fpg/Nei family DNA glycosylase, whose amino-acid sequence MPEGDTVWLTAHRLHAALAGQVLTRADLRVPRFATADLTGRTVLDVTPRGKHLLTRFEGGLTLHSHLRMDGSWRVYDSGARWDGGPSHQIRAILGNADHTAVGYRLPVVELLRTADEEQAVGHLGPDLLGPDWDPATAVANLLADPARPLGEALLDQRNLAGIGNVYKSELAFLARVTPWLPVGELPAGVPERLVATAQRLLEANKRRFDRRTMTSGRNPAQKLYVYGREGRPCPRCGAPVRRADQGDGSRERPTYWCPRCQPGPTG is encoded by the coding sequence ATGCCCGAAGGAGACACCGTCTGGCTGACCGCCCACCGGCTGCACGCGGCGCTGGCGGGGCAGGTCCTGACCCGTGCCGACCTTCGCGTCCCCCGCTTCGCCACGGCGGACCTCACGGGCCGCACCGTCCTGGACGTGACGCCGCGCGGCAAGCATCTCCTCACCCGTTTCGAGGGCGGCCTGACCCTGCACTCGCATCTGAGGATGGACGGCTCATGGCGGGTGTACGACTCCGGGGCCCGATGGGACGGCGGGCCGTCCCATCAGATCCGCGCGATCCTCGGCAACGCCGATCACACCGCCGTCGGCTATCGCCTCCCCGTCGTCGAACTGCTCCGGACCGCCGACGAGGAGCAGGCGGTCGGTCATCTCGGTCCGGATCTGCTCGGTCCCGACTGGGACCCCGCCACAGCGGTGGCGAATCTGCTCGCCGACCCGGCCCGTCCGCTCGGCGAAGCCCTGCTCGACCAGCGCAACCTCGCCGGCATCGGCAATGTCTACAAGTCGGAGCTGGCCTTCCTCGCCCGCGTCACGCCCTGGCTGCCGGTCGGCGAGCTGCCGGCCGGTGTCCCCGAGCGGCTGGTGGCCACCGCACAGCGCCTGCTCGAGGCGAACAAGCGGCGCTTCGACCGCCGCACGATGACCAGCGGCCGCAATCCGGCCCAGAAGCTGTACGTCTACGGCCGCGAGGGCCGTCCGTGCCCCCGCTGCGGCGCCCCCGTCCGCAGGGCCGACCAGGGCGACGGCAGCCGCGAGCGCCCCACCTACTGGTGTCCGCGCTGTCAGCCCGGCCCCACCGGCTGA
- a CDS encoding ATP-dependent helicase has protein sequence MARTALDSFSPATRGWFSGAFSAPTAAQEGAWKAIGEDSDVLVVAPTGSGKTLAAFLAALDRLASTPPPAEAKKRCRVLYVSPLKALAVDVERNLRSPLTGIRQEAVRLGLPEPEVRVGIRSGDTPAAERRSLVTRPPDILITTPESLFLMLTSSARDALSGVETVILDEVHAVAGTKRGAHLAVSLERLDGLLPRPARRIGLSATVRPVDEVARYLSPQRRAEIVQPPSGKEFDLSVVVPVEDLGELGGSPASDTGDGVAEKPSIWPHVEERIADLVQAHRSTIVFVNSRRLAERLCNRLNEIAYERATGAPMPEDAAPAEIMAQSGAAQGAPPLLARAHHGSVSKEQRALVEEDLKAGRLPAVVATSSLELGIDMGAVDLVVQVESPPSVASGLQRVGRAGHQVGAVSTGVVFPKYRGDLVQAAVVTERMRTGSIESLRIPSNPLDVLAQQLVAMVALDSWQFDDLLALVRRAAPFASLPESAFTAVLDMLAGRYPSDAFAELRPRVVWDRVAGTVTGRPGAQRLAVTSGGTIPDRGLFGVFLAGADPKKGGGRVGELDEEMVYESRVGDVFTLGTTSWRIEDITRDRVLVSPAPGVPGRLPFWKGDQLGRPLELGRAVGAFLREVGGLSAEDGRLRLLAAGLDAWAADNVLAYLDEQRRACGHVPDDRTILVERFRDELGDWRVVIHSPFGAQVHAPWALALGARLAERYGMDAQVMHADDGIVLRLPDADLMGLDLLDQDPVHVDASFDSDQAPVGAADAVFDKGEISQIVTDQVGGSALFASRFRECAARALLLPRRSPGKRTPLWQQRQRASQLLQVASEFGSFPIVLEAVRECLQDVFDVPGLTELMGDIESRRVRLVEVTTPEPSPFARSLLFGYVAQFLYEGDSPLAERRAAALSLDSRLLSELLGQAELRELLDAEVLTELERELQWLTEDRRIKDVEGVADVLRVLGPLTDAELVERGSDPAWPGELARSRRAIRVRIAGADHWAAVEDAGRLRDALGTALPVGVPEAFTEPVKDPFGDLLARFARTHGPFTSDRAAARFGLGTAVTEGGLQRLAASGRVVQGEFHPAGIGQEWCDAGVLRRLRRRSLAALRHELEPVPPAALASFLPQWQHLGSNSLRGIDGLARAVEQLQGASVPASALEKLILPSRVAHYSSTLLDELTTTGEVVWAGAGALPGKDGWVSLYLADAAPLLLPPPHPLELTALHESVLTALSGGYGLFFRQIADQVRATTHPDATDPQLADVIWDLAWSGRLTNDTLAPLRALLGSGRTAGSTAHRARRTVPRGRYGGLTAAARPASRTGPPTVSGRWSLLPALEPEPTHRAHALARTLLDRHGVVTRGAVAAEGVEGGFSATYRILSAFEDSGQARRGYVVEGLGAAQFAMDGAVDRLRAASTARDRSQDQAAPRAVVLAAADPANAYGAALPWPEPPEGAGHKPGRKAGSLVVLVDGELTLYMERGGKTLLAWATDPDSPALHAAADALAAAARDGSLGTVTVERANGAPALTAPFARALETAGFHATPRGLRLRP, from the coding sequence ATGGCCCGGACTGCGCTCGACTCCTTCTCCCCCGCGACCCGTGGATGGTTCTCGGGGGCGTTCAGCGCGCCCACCGCTGCGCAGGAGGGGGCCTGGAAGGCCATCGGCGAGGACTCGGACGTGCTGGTGGTGGCTCCGACGGGCTCGGGCAAGACCCTGGCCGCGTTCCTGGCCGCCCTCGACCGGCTGGCGTCCACTCCCCCGCCGGCGGAGGCGAAGAAGCGCTGCCGCGTGCTGTACGTGTCACCGCTGAAGGCCCTCGCGGTGGACGTGGAGCGCAATCTCCGCAGCCCGCTCACCGGGATCCGGCAGGAGGCGGTGCGCCTGGGCCTGCCCGAGCCGGAGGTGCGGGTGGGCATCCGCTCGGGCGACACCCCCGCCGCGGAGCGGCGCTCGCTGGTCACCAGGCCGCCGGACATTCTGATCACCACCCCCGAGTCGCTGTTCCTGATGCTCACCTCGTCGGCCAGGGACGCGTTGTCGGGCGTCGAGACGGTGATCCTCGACGAGGTCCACGCCGTCGCCGGCACCAAGCGGGGCGCCCACCTCGCCGTCTCCCTGGAGCGGCTCGACGGGCTGCTCCCCCGCCCTGCCCGCAGGATCGGCCTGTCGGCGACGGTCCGTCCGGTGGACGAGGTGGCCCGCTATCTGTCGCCGCAGCGCCGGGCCGAGATCGTCCAGCCGCCTTCGGGGAAGGAGTTCGACCTGTCGGTCGTCGTCCCGGTGGAGGACCTGGGTGAGCTCGGGGGCTCCCCCGCCTCCGACACCGGCGACGGTGTCGCCGAGAAGCCGTCGATCTGGCCGCATGTCGAGGAGCGCATCGCCGACCTCGTCCAGGCCCACCGCTCCACGATCGTCTTCGTCAACTCCCGCCGCCTGGCCGAGCGTCTCTGCAACCGCCTCAACGAGATCGCGTACGAACGGGCCACCGGCGCCCCCATGCCCGAGGACGCAGCGCCGGCGGAGATCATGGCTCAGTCCGGTGCGGCTCAGGGCGCCCCTCCGCTGCTTGCCCGCGCCCACCACGGTTCGGTCTCCAAGGAGCAGCGGGCTCTCGTGGAGGAGGACCTGAAGGCCGGCCGGCTGCCCGCGGTCGTCGCCACCTCCAGCCTCGAGCTGGGCATCGACATGGGTGCGGTGGACCTGGTCGTGCAGGTCGAGTCCCCGCCGTCCGTCGCCTCCGGCCTGCAGCGGGTGGGCCGCGCGGGCCATCAGGTGGGCGCGGTCTCCACGGGCGTCGTCTTCCCCAAGTACCGGGGCGACCTGGTGCAGGCGGCGGTGGTCACCGAGCGGATGCGCACGGGCTCCATCGAATCGCTGCGCATCCCGTCGAACCCGCTGGACGTGCTCGCCCAGCAGCTGGTCGCGATGGTCGCCCTGGACAGCTGGCAGTTCGACGACCTGCTGGCGCTGGTGCGCCGGGCCGCGCCCTTCGCCTCACTGCCGGAGTCGGCCTTCACGGCCGTCCTCGACATGCTCGCTGGCCGCTATCCGTCCGACGCGTTCGCCGAGCTGCGTCCCCGCGTCGTCTGGGACCGGGTTGCGGGCACGGTCACGGGCCGTCCGGGGGCGCAGCGCCTCGCCGTCACGTCAGGAGGCACCATCCCGGACCGCGGCCTCTTCGGCGTCTTCCTCGCCGGGGCCGACCCCAAGAAGGGTGGCGGCCGGGTGGGCGAGCTCGACGAGGAGATGGTCTACGAGTCCCGGGTGGGCGACGTGTTCACGCTGGGCACCACCTCGTGGCGGATCGAGGACATCACCCGCGACCGGGTGCTGGTGTCCCCCGCCCCCGGGGTCCCCGGGCGCCTCCCGTTCTGGAAGGGCGACCAGCTGGGGCGCCCCCTGGAGCTCGGTCGCGCGGTCGGCGCCTTCCTGCGCGAGGTCGGCGGTCTGTCCGCCGAGGACGGCCGGCTGCGCCTGCTCGCCGCCGGCCTCGACGCCTGGGCGGCGGACAACGTGCTGGCCTATCTGGACGAGCAGCGCCGGGCCTGCGGCCATGTGCCCGACGACCGCACGATCCTGGTGGAGCGCTTCCGCGACGAGCTGGGCGACTGGCGGGTCGTGATCCACTCGCCGTTCGGCGCCCAGGTGCACGCGCCCTGGGCGCTGGCGCTGGGCGCCCGTCTCGCCGAGCGGTACGGCATGGACGCGCAGGTGATGCACGCCGACGACGGCATCGTGCTGCGGCTGCCCGACGCGGACCTGATGGGTCTGGACCTGCTCGACCAGGACCCGGTTCACGTCGATGCGTCGTTCGACAGCGATCAGGCTCCCGTCGGCGCCGCGGACGCGGTCTTCGACAAGGGTGAGATCAGTCAGATCGTGACCGATCAGGTGGGCGGCTCCGCCCTGTTCGCCTCCCGGTTCCGCGAGTGCGCCGCCCGGGCGCTGCTGCTGCCGCGCCGCAGCCCCGGCAAGCGCACGCCGCTGTGGCAGCAGCGCCAGCGGGCGTCCCAACTGCTTCAGGTCGCCAGTGAGTTCGGCTCGTTCCCGATCGTCCTCGAGGCGGTCCGCGAATGCCTCCAGGACGTCTTCGACGTCCCCGGCCTCACCGAACTGATGGGGGACATCGAGTCGCGCCGTGTCCGCCTGGTGGAGGTCACCACCCCCGAGCCGTCCCCCTTCGCCCGCTCGCTGCTGTTCGGCTACGTCGCCCAGTTCCTGTACGAGGGCGACTCCCCCCTCGCCGAGCGGCGGGCGGCCGCCCTGTCTCTGGACTCCCGGCTGCTGTCCGAGCTGCTCGGCCAGGCGGAGCTGAGGGAGTTGCTGGACGCCGAGGTGCTCACCGAGCTGGAGCGGGAGCTCCAGTGGCTGACCGAAGACCGCCGCATCAAGGACGTGGAGGGCGTGGCGGACGTACTGCGCGTACTCGGTCCGCTGACGGACGCGGAGCTCGTCGAGCGCGGCAGTGATCCGGCCTGGCCCGGGGAGCTCGCCCGGTCCCGCCGCGCGATCCGGGTCCGCATCGCGGGCGCCGACCACTGGGCGGCGGTCGAGGACGCCGGACGGCTGCGCGACGCGCTGGGCACGGCGCTGCCCGTGGGCGTCCCGGAGGCGTTCACCGAGCCGGTGAAGGACCCGTTCGGCGACCTCCTCGCCCGGTTCGCGCGGACGCACGGCCCGTTCACCTCCGACCGGGCGGCCGCCCGCTTCGGTCTCGGCACGGCGGTCACCGAGGGAGGGCTCCAGCGTCTCGCCGCGAGCGGCCGGGTCGTGCAGGGCGAGTTCCATCCGGCGGGCATCGGCCAGGAGTGGTGCGACGCGGGGGTGCTGCGCCGCCTGCGCAGGCGCTCCCTGGCCGCGCTCCGCCATGAGCTGGAGCCGGTGCCGCCCGCCGCGCTGGCCTCGTTCCTGCCCCAGTGGCAGCACCTGGGCAGCAACAGCCTGCGCGGCATCGACGGCCTGGCCCGCGCCGTGGAGCAGCTCCAGGGCGCCTCGGTGCCGGCCTCGGCCCTGGAGAAGCTGATCCTGCCGTCCCGCGTCGCGCACTACAGCAGCACCCTGCTCGACGAACTGACCACGACCGGCGAGGTGGTGTGGGCCGGTGCCGGCGCCCTGCCCGGCAAGGACGGCTGGGTGTCCCTGTACCTGGCGGACGCCGCGCCCCTGCTGCTGCCGCCCCCGCACCCGCTGGAGCTGACGGCGCTGCACGAATCGGTGCTCACCGCGCTCTCCGGCGGCTACGGCCTGTTCTTCCGCCAGATCGCCGACCAGGTGCGCGCGACCACGCATCCGGACGCCACCGATCCGCAGCTGGCCGACGTCATCTGGGATCTCGCCTGGTCGGGCCGACTCACCAATGACACCCTGGCGCCGCTGCGGGCCCTGCTCGGCTCGGGCCGTACCGCCGGGTCCACCGCCCACCGCGCCCGGCGTACCGTGCCCCGCGGCCGCTACGGCGGCCTGACCGCCGCCGCCCGCCCCGCGTCCCGCACGGGTCCTCCCACGGTGAGCGGCCGCTGGTCGCTGCTGCCGGCCCTGGAGCCGGAGCCGACCCACCGGGCGCACGCGCTGGCCCGGACCCTGCTGGACCGCCACGGCGTGGTGACACGGGGCGCGGTCGCGGCGGAAGGCGTCGAGGGCGGCTTCTCCGCGACGTACCGGATCCTCTCCGCCTTCGAGGACAGCGGCCAGGCGCGCCGGGGTTACGTGGTCGAGGGGCTGGGTGCCGCGCAGTTCGCGATGGACGGCGCGGTCGACCGCCTGCGCGCGGCGTCCACGGCACGGGACCGGTCCCAGGACCAGGCGGCGCCCCGCGCGGTGGTGCTGGCCGCCGCCGACCCGGCCAACGCCTACGGGGCCGCGCTGCCCTGGCCGGAGCCGCCGGAGGGCGCCGGGCACAAGCCCGGCCGCAAGGCGGGCTCTCTCGTGGTCCTCGTCGACGGCGAGCTGACGCTGTACATGGAGCGCGGCGGCAAGACGCTGCTGGCGTGGGCCACCGACCCCGATTCGCCCGCGCTGCACGCGGCGGCGGACGCCCTCGCCGCCGCGGCCCGAGACGGCTCGCTCGGTACGGTCACGGTGGAGCGCGCCAACGGGGCGCCGGCCCTGACGGCACCGTTCGCCCGCGCCCTGGAGACGGCCGGGTTCCACGCCACGCCGAGGGGGCTGCGCCTGCGCCCGTGA
- a CDS encoding helix-turn-helix domain-containing protein — protein MEKDPAPDRKGEWARHWQYPGVPGLDLLQARYVRHSFPPHSHEGYVFGAVRRGIEDVAMPEGVVRARPGTVVMINPEVPHSARAGVPEGWVYSTLYPSSRLVGTIAEETTNLRGTAGFAETIVEDPDTARLVHEVHRAAEAGNALAADSVLRIAVATLLRRHGRSLPARTPLAAGARTAAAAKQVLEERMAAPPSLEELAQQLGVSPFALLRAFKASYGLPPHTWLTDARVRRARHLLDVGTAPAEAAVTVGFTDQPHLNRHFTRIVGVPPGAYRRERARTYKTAGRSPA, from the coding sequence ATGGAGAAGGACCCGGCGCCGGACAGGAAGGGCGAGTGGGCACGGCACTGGCAGTACCCGGGCGTGCCCGGCCTCGACCTGCTGCAGGCCCGTTATGTGCGCCATTCATTCCCCCCGCACAGTCATGAGGGGTACGTCTTCGGCGCCGTCCGGCGCGGTATCGAGGACGTGGCGATGCCCGAGGGCGTCGTCCGGGCCAGGCCCGGCACCGTCGTCATGATCAACCCGGAGGTCCCGCACTCCGCCAGGGCCGGTGTCCCCGAGGGCTGGGTGTACTCGACCCTCTACCCGTCCTCCCGGCTCGTCGGCACGATCGCGGAGGAGACGACGAACCTGCGGGGAACCGCCGGATTCGCCGAGACGATCGTCGAGGACCCGGACACCGCCCGGCTCGTGCACGAGGTGCACCGTGCGGCGGAGGCGGGCAACGCCCTCGCCGCGGACAGCGTTCTGCGCATCGCCGTCGCCACACTGCTGCGGCGCCACGGGCGCTCCCTCCCCGCCCGTACGCCCCTCGCCGCCGGCGCCCGGACAGCGGCGGCCGCGAAGCAGGTCCTGGAGGAGCGGATGGCGGCCCCGCCGTCCCTGGAGGAACTGGCGCAGCAGCTCGGCGTCAGCCCCTTCGCGCTGCTGCGTGCCTTCAAGGCCTCCTACGGGCTGCCGCCGCACACCTGGCTCACGGACGCGCGCGTCCGGCGCGCCCGGCACCTCCTCGACGTCGGCACGGCCCCCGCCGAAGCCGCCGTCACCGTCGGCTTCACCGACCAGCCGCACCTGAACCGTCACTTCACCCGGATCGTCGGCGTCCCACCCGGGGCGTACCGGCGAGAGCGCGCAAGAACGTACAAGACCGCAGGCAGGAGCCCTGCGTAG